The following are encoded together in the Daucus carota subsp. sativus chromosome 5, DH1 v3.0, whole genome shotgun sequence genome:
- the LOC135152559 gene encoding uncharacterized protein LOC135152559, producing MDWYLPRTVRFISQLGALHTHLGVVLETIAARTADVLPDMSQLATQSMHHLRDRNAYKFDPRQVEEQDARQDGGGEDAGDRGGRGGGRRGRAGAGRGRARGRGGRARGNGGRGGGRLVDEPDDDADHADHIGTGEDRGPESSATAATATVADASAAAATATATVAEASTRPAAAAAAATTTGAGDWWPSFSLGLSLPSQPVPEQQTSQMPDTSTEQPPPVVQRHHRIRPWHGTPEVPPFDLGISSQSTQSTQPSQPATSTQPSQPATQPSVPPFDVFYVRRSKRAKKVPDCGTGSHRG from the exons ATGGATTGGTACTTGCCTCGGACTGTGAGGTTCATTAGTCAGTTGGGTGCACTGCATACCCACCTG GGAGTTGTGCTAGAGACTATAGCAGCCAGGACAGCAGACGTCCTCCCGGATATGTCCCAACTAGCCACTCAGAGTATGCACCATCTCCGAGATCGGAATGCATACAAGTTTGATCCACGTCAAGTTGAGGAGCAGGATGCTAGACAGGACGGGGGAGGGGAGGATGCAGGTGATAGAGGAGGCCGTGGTGGTGGCAGGAGAGGCCGCGCTGGTGCCGGGAGAGGCCGTGCTCGTGGCAGGGGAGGCCGTGCTCGTGGCAATGGAGGCCGAGGCGGTGGACGATTAGTTGATGAGCCggatgatgatgctgatcatGCGGATCATATAGGTACAGGCGAGGATCGAGGCCCAGAGTCTTCTGCTACTGCTGCTacagctactgttgctgatgcTTCTGCTGCTGCTGCCACAGCTACTGCTACTGTAGCCGAGGCTTCTACTCGCCCTGCTGCTGCTGCCGCTGCAGCTACTACTACCGGTGCCGGTGACTGGTGGCCTAGTTTTTCTCTAGGCCTAAGTTTGCCTTCACAGCCAGTACCTGAGCAGCAGACTTCTCAGATGCCAGATACCAGTACAGAGCAGCCTCCTCCTGTTGTGCAGCGTCATCACAGGATTCGGCCTTGGCATGGTACACCAGAGGTACCCCCTTTTGACTTGGGCATCTCTTCACAGTCTACACAGTCTACGCAGCCTAGTCAGCCTGCTACGTCTACGCAGCCTAGTCAGCCTGCTACGCAGCCTAGTGTACCCCCTTTTGACGTCTTTTATGTTCGACGGTCAAAGAGGGCTAAGAAGGTTCCTGACTGTGGTACTGGTTCACATAGGGGATGA